The genomic segment GAGTTTTGGACAAAATTTTATAGTTTTCAATTTCATTACGCCGCATCCTGCAAACAATTGTATCAATGGGGTGAATTAGTGGGGTTAGTGAAAACTGCGATCGCACCCTCCGCAATAGAAAGATTAAGACAAGCTTATCGGGAAGAACAAGAAATCTGGGATAATCGGAATTAATCTGATCAAAACAGTCAGGAATTGTAACATTAGTCTAGGTTAGGGCGAGATCTTCAGGGTCAATATATTCTATTTTTTTTATACCTGTCTTCTGTTGCTAGTGTGTTTGAGTTTGTCTTTTGCTTCCGGCTTTGAGGTTATCTCTTCAATGATTCTAGGTAAGAAAAAAGTAAACGTTGAACCCACATTAATTTCACTAGAGACAGTAATATTTCCTCCCATTAATTCACAAAGCTGTTTAGTAATCGATAATCCTAATCCAGTACCTCCATACTTACGAGTGGTAGAATTATCAGCTTGAATAAACGGATCAAAGATTTTCTTAATTTGTTCAGGAGTCATACCAATTCCGGTATCAGAAACACTAAATGTAATCCAATCTTCGGCTTTTAAAGAGAGAGCTTGATTAACGGAAGAAGAATGTAAATTAGGTTGATGTTGACTAGAGATTTGCCGAATAGAAGAATGAGAAATCGTGAGAGTAATAATTCCTGCCTCTGTAAATTTAGTAGCATTACTCAATAAATTAAATAAAATTTGCTTAACTTTTGTTCGGTCTGCAACCATTTTGCCTAAATAATTCGCGCCCTTAATAATCAAAGTATTATTATTGGTTTGAATCAGAGGTTGAATCGTAGATTGAACTTCATTAATTAACGTAGAAATATCAAAAGTTTCTAAATGAAGAGTCATTTCTCCCGATTCCAATTTAGAAATATCTAAAATATCTTGAATAATCGTTAGTAAGTGCAGTCCTGATACTTTAATTTGTTCTAAATCCGGGACTAAATCCAAATATCCTAAATCTTTAGCATCTTCTTGCAGTAAATCACTATAACCAATAATTGCATTTAAAGGAGTCCGTAATTCATGGCTCATTCGCGCTAAAAATTCACTTTTAGCTTGGTTCGCGGCTTCAGCCACTTCCATCGCTTGCTGCAATTCTATTTGGGCTAATTTACTGTCGGTAATATCCCGAACAATGGCTAAGACTTCTTCCTGACCACTGACCACAATTCGAGCTTCAAAATGACGGCGTTTCCCCTGAACAAACCATTCATACTCAAAAATCTGTATGTTGTGGGTTTCTAAAGCAGTGGTAACATAGTGAACATAAATCTGGGCAATATAATCGGGCAATAAATCATAAACCGTCCGATTCATAAATTTACCCAGCGATCGTAAGAAATGATCTCCTCTAGGGGCTTTAAAATCCAAAAACAAGCCATCTCGATTAAACCGAAACATCAAATCGGGGATAGCATTTAATAAGGCTCGATTTTTCGCTTCACTTTGCCGTAAATCTTCAGCCCTTAATTCCAAACTTTTAATTAACTGTTCTTTACTCTGAATTAAATCCCGCAATTGATCCGTCATACTATTAAACGAATCCGCCAAAACTTTTAATTCATCCTGGCTATTAATCTCAATTTTTAAACTCAAATCTCCGGCGGCTAATTGTTGCGTTGCTACGGTCATCTGTTGTAGGGGTTCAGTAATAGACCGACTAATTAACAACGCCAAAGACGTTCCTGCACCTGCTGCAATTAACGCAACAATAATCCCTTGAGTGCGAACTTCTTCCATTTTTTTGTATAAAGGGGCTGTAGGCAACCCCACACTGACAGCACCCAAACGTTGACGGCCCACTACGACCGCACGACCCGCCAATAATTGATCGGCTTCCCACAGGAAAATCGGCTGATCACTCTTAATTAATTGTTGACCTAACGGATCTGGTTTAATCCCATAGGTTAGAACTGAATTACTATAAGCATCCGCCACCACCCGTCCGTCTTTTTCATAAACTCGACCCGCAACTAAGACATTATTTCGTCCCAATTGCTGCATAATTTCTTCTAAGAAATCTGCATCTAAAGTGTAAAGCGGATCGGAAGTGGTAACTGCTAAAGTATTAAGTAGAAGTTCAGCTTGTTGTTCCAACTCTTGGCGAAACGTTTGTTGTTGACGGTGGAGTGAGAGCCAAGTAACACCCGCCACCGCCACAATGACCAAGCTGGTCATAGCTAACGAAAGTTTCGTGGCTAGTGATAATCGTTTGTGTCGGAATGGGAGCATCCAACTCACCTGTTTTGAACTTGTTCATATAACTCTTGCATTCTGGCGATGTCCTTTTGAGTCGGGAACGTGTCAAACTTTGCCGTTTCCTCAAACTGTTCTAAGACAGCCTTTCCTTCCGGGGTTTTATCCATGTCTAGCATGATCTGCTTAATGGCTTCCACCTGTTCAGGGGGTAAACCGGATCGAACTAAAACAACGTGTCTGGCTACTTCCTCAGTTTCCCCTAAAATTACCATTGCATTGCGACTTTCTTCGGGAATTTCTAAATAACTGCGATAATCAACTGCTGCTGCATCGACTTTACCGCTAATCACCCATTGAATATTATTTTGATCATCTTTACTAAACACATACCCCACTTCATCACTCGCTACCTCATCGGTAGCAGAGTCTTTTTCCTTCAGTTTTAAACCAGTTTCCTTAAGATAAACAAAGGGTAAAACAAATCCAGAAGTTGAAGTGACATCATCAAAAGCCATCATTTTTCCCTGCAAATCTTCGGAGCGTTCAATCCCACGATCTTTTAAGGCAAAAATAATCGTGTGATAAGTTGGATCTCCCCCCTTCCAACGCCTCAAAATAGCTTGAGCACCTGATTTGTTAGTCGCAATCATGGCTGGATAGGGACTATCAAAGTAGAGATCGACTTGACCCGACTTGAGAAATTCTGCCATTGTTCCCACATCTGGCGCTACTTTGACCTCCCCCATCCCAATCCCAAATTGAGATAAGCGTGCTGCTAAGTAGTCTGCCAAAGGTTGATAGCGGGTAATTTTTTTAGCGGGTTGGTTCGTTACATCCCCAATCACAAGGGTTTTTGTACCCGTGGGAGTAGGGGTAGTTGTTGGTGTCGTCGCCGAGGGAGTTGGTGAAGTCTGAGTGCAACCCACCATTAGGCTGACAACACTTACAAGTAAGAGGTTTCCCAAAATTTTATGCAACATTATCTATGATTCTCTCAAGGAGATGGGGTAGGGGGAAGTTCTCTGTATTTCTTAATTTGTTGACGATTGCACCGGAGTTCAATAGACCAATTTTGACCCTGGGGTAGATGCCAAAAGCCGAACTTTGGAGGCTTAGTCCTGAATTGCTCGAATCATGCCATGATGATTTTCAGGTGTGATCAGAGAAATCTCGAACAGAGGTCTGTCCTGAAATTGCAACTTATCCGTGATCTTAACAAAATCTGAACCCATTGTCTGTATTAGTACGGAGTCATGATTCCGAAAATTTACAGGGGATAATCGAAATTCTGAAGCACTTTTTTAAAGATTCTGTAAAAATATCCGTATTTTCTCTGATAAAAACTTGTCTTTTTCGGGAAGCCATGTAAAAATTCCCTATATTTCCAAAAATTAATGTTCTAAAATTCCTTGTGAGTTGCCCTTATTCAAGGCTTAGGATACACCCTAACTCCTGACAACAGATTCTCACCTGCACTGAAGTAAGGAGTTTTGAGAAGTGATAAGGATATTCTCCCAAAATATAGCCAACAAAATCTTAAAATTTTGGGTTCTTTATTTTTTCCTTTGTGGTGTTAAATCAGCTAATTTTAGGAAAAATGGCTTAAATCTTAGAGTTTAAACCGGTTTTGATCAGGGCAAATGAACATTAGTCGTACAAAAATTAATATCAGGAGACAATGGCTTTATGTTAAACAATCAGGGTCAAAGCATCAGTTTCATTAAGACACAAGGCTGGCTCAATTTAGTAATTCCCTCAACTTTTGTATTCGGTTTGATGGCTACGCCGACAATGGCTTTTGAATTAAAAAAATTAGGAACCTACTCAACAGGGATTTTTGATGATGGTGCTTCATTAATCTCTGCCTTTGATCCTAAATCAGCTAATTTGTTTGTTACGAATCAAAGTACAAATTCTATTGATATTCTTAATATTCAAGATCCAACCAATCCTTTCCTGAAGCAAAGTATTGATGTCACTCAGTTTGATCCTAGCTTTGGAACCGTTTTAAGTGTAGGTCAAACGAAATATCAAAATACAAGTTTATTTGCTGTTGCTGTTAAAAATGTCGATACTCAAGCGCCTGGAAGCATCCTTTTTTTT from the Planktothrix tepida PCC 9214 genome contains:
- a CDS encoding phosphate/phosphite/phosphonate ABC transporter substrate-binding protein encodes the protein MLHKILGNLLLVSVVSLMVGCTQTSPTPSATTPTTTPTPTGTKTLVIGDVTNQPAKKITRYQPLADYLAARLSQFGIGMGEVKVAPDVGTMAEFLKSGQVDLYFDSPYPAMIATNKSGAQAILRRWKGGDPTYHTIIFALKDRGIERSEDLQGKMMAFDDVTSTSGFVLPFVYLKETGLKLKEKDSATDEVASDEVGYVFSKDDQNNIQWVISGKVDAAAVDYRSYLEIPEESRNAMVILGETEEVARHVVLVRSGLPPEQVEAIKQIMLDMDKTPEGKAVLEQFEETAKFDTFPTQKDIARMQELYEQVQNR
- a CDS encoding ATP-binding protein gives rise to the protein MTSLVIVAVAGVTWLSLHRQQQTFRQELEQQAELLLNTLAVTTSDPLYTLDADFLEEIMQQLGRNNVLVAGRVYEKDGRVVADAYSNSVLTYGIKPDPLGQQLIKSDQPIFLWEADQLLAGRAVVVGRQRLGAVSVGLPTAPLYKKMEEVRTQGIIVALIAAGAGTSLALLISRSITEPLQQMTVATQQLAAGDLSLKIEINSQDELKVLADSFNSMTDQLRDLIQSKEQLIKSLELRAEDLRQSEAKNRALLNAIPDLMFRFNRDGLFLDFKAPRGDHFLRSLGKFMNRTVYDLLPDYIAQIYVHYVTTALETHNIQIFEYEWFVQGKRRHFEARIVVSGQEEVLAIVRDITDSKLAQIELQQAMEVAEAANQAKSEFLARMSHELRTPLNAIIGYSDLLQEDAKDLGYLDLVPDLEQIKVSGLHLLTIIQDILDISKLESGEMTLHLETFDISTLINEVQSTIQPLIQTNNNTLIIKGANYLGKMVADRTKVKQILFNLLSNATKFTEAGIITLTISHSSIRQISSQHQPNLHSSSVNQALSLKAEDWITFSVSDTGIGMTPEQIKKIFDPFIQADNSTTRKYGGTGLGLSITKQLCELMGGNITVSSEINVGSTFTFFLPRIIEEITSKPEAKDKLKHTSNRRQV